Proteins from a genomic interval of Helicobacter pylori Shi112:
- the rplC gene encoding 50S ribosomal protein L3 produces MEFLVQKIGMSRTIDANSTPVTLLKVLQAKVCQLENGKALVAYAMHKKHNKAIEGQQKKYQLSKEFNHFATLKASQQQELGDLDLSALETLKRVKASFKTKGRGFAGVMKRWNFQGGPAAHGSRFHRRPGSIGNREWPGRVQKGRKMAGHYGNELVTCQNEVLSFDKESMVLVLKGSVAGFSGAYGRIRAV; encoded by the coding sequence ATGGAATTTTTAGTTCAAAAGATAGGCATGAGCCGCACCATTGACGCTAACAGCACGCCTGTAACCTTGCTTAAAGTCTTGCAAGCGAAAGTGTGCCAATTAGAAAATGGGAAAGCTTTAGTGGCCTATGCGATGCATAAAAAACACAATAAGGCGATTGAAGGCCAGCAAAAGAAATACCAACTCAGTAAAGAGTTTAACCATTTCGCTACCTTAAAAGCTTCCCAACAACAAGAGTTGGGCGATTTGGATTTGAGCGCTTTAGAAACGCTCAAAAGGGTTAAAGCGAGCTTTAAAACTAAAGGGAGAGGCTTTGCGGGGGTGATGAAGCGTTGGAATTTCCAAGGCGGGCCTGCCGCTCATGGGAGCCGTTTCCATCGCCGCCCTGGCTCTATTGGTAACAGAGAATGGCCAGGAAGAGTGCAAAAGGGTAGGAAAATGGCAGGGCATTATGGCAATGAGCTAGTTACTTGCCAAAACGAGGTGCTCTCTTTTGATAAAGAAAGTATGGTGTTAGTGCTAAAGGGTTCAGTGGCCGGCTTTTCTGGGGCTTATGGACGCATTAGAGCGGTATAA
- the crdA gene encoding copper resistance determinant CrdA: MKKLAALFLISALGVMSLNAWEQTLKANDLEVKIKSVGNPIKGDNTFVLSPTLKGKALEKAIVRVQFMMPEMPGMPAMKEMAQVSEKNGIYEAKTNLSMNGTWQVRVDIKSKEGQVYRTKTSLDL, from the coding sequence ATGAAAAAGTTAGCCGCTTTATTTTTAATAAGTGCATTGGGGGTTATGAGTTTAAACGCATGGGAGCAAACCCTAAAAGCGAATGACTTGGAAGTGAAAATCAAATCCGTGGGTAACCCCATTAAAGGCGATAACACTTTCGTGCTTAGCCCTACTTTAAAAGGTAAAGCTTTAGAAAAAGCTATCGTTAGGGTGCAGTTTATGATGCCTGAAATGCCCGGCATGCCAGCGATGAAAGAAATGGCGCAAGTGAGTGAAAAGAACGGCATTTATGAAGCTAAAACCAATCTTTCTATGAACGGGACATGGCAGGTGAGGGTGGATATTAAATCTAAAGAGGGTCAGGTTTATCGCACTAAAACAAGCCTGGATTTATAA
- the fumC gene encoding class II fumarate hydratase produces MQFRIEHDTMGEIQVNDSQYWGAQTQRSLENFKIGTEKMPKELIGAFAKLKRSLAVVNHKLGKLSLEKSQAIIKACDCILKGELCGEFPLAIWQTGSGTQTNMNLNEVIANKATEILGGNFREKKLIHPNDDVNMSQSSNDTFPTAMHIVSVLEITRKLLPSLENLLKTFKDKSQQFKEIVKIGRTHLQDATPLTLGQEFSGYASMLEHSKQQILESLEHLRELAIGGTAVGTGLNAHKELSEKVAEELSQFSGVKFISAPNKFHALTSHDAIAYAHGAFKALAANLMKIANDIRWLASGPRCGLGELNIPENEPGSSIMPGKVNPTQCEAMTMVAVQVMGNDTAIGIAASQGNFELNVFKPVIIYNFLQSLRLLSDSMESFNTHCASGIEPNREKIDYYLHHSLMLVTALNPHVGYENAAKIAKNAHKKGISLKESALELKLLSAEDFDKFVVPEKMIGPNA; encoded by the coding sequence ATGCAATTTAGAATTGAACATGACACGATGGGCGAAATTCAAGTGAATGACAGCCAATACTGGGGAGCTCAAACGCAACGCAGTCTTGAAAACTTTAAAATCGGCACCGAAAAAATGCCTAAAGAACTCATTGGCGCGTTTGCCAAACTCAAAAGGAGTCTGGCGGTTGTCAATCACAAGTTAGGGAAATTAAGCCTAGAAAAATCCCAAGCCATTATCAAGGCGTGCGATTGCATTTTAAAAGGCGAGTTGTGCGGCGAGTTTCCCCTAGCGATATGGCAAACAGGGAGCGGGACTCAAACGAATATGAATCTCAATGAAGTCATTGCCAATAAGGCTACAGAAATTTTAGGGGGTAATTTCAGGGAGAAAAAACTCATCCACCCTAACGATGATGTGAACATGTCTCAAAGCTCCAACGACACTTTCCCTACCGCAATGCATATTGTGAGCGTGCTAGAAATCACGCGCAAGTTATTGCCCAGTTTAGAGAATCTGCTAAAGACCTTTAAAGACAAAAGCCAACAATTTAAAGAGATTGTCAAAATCGGGCGCACGCATTTACAAGACGCTACGCCTTTAACTTTGGGGCAAGAATTTAGCGGTTATGCGAGCATGTTAGAGCATTCTAAACAACAAATTTTAGAGAGTTTGGAGCATTTAAGAGAATTAGCCATAGGCGGGACTGCCGTAGGCACAGGGTTAAACGCTCATAAAGAATTGAGTGAAAAAGTGGCTGAAGAATTGAGCCAGTTTAGCGGCGTGAAATTCATTTCTGCGCCCAATAAGTTCCATGCGCTCACTAGCCATGACGCTATCGCTTATGCGCATGGGGCTTTTAAGGCTTTAGCGGCGAATTTAATGAAAATCGCTAACGATATTAGATGGCTTGCGAGCGGGCCGCGCTGTGGTTTGGGCGAGCTTAATATCCCTGAAAACGAGCCGGGCAGCTCTATTATGCCCGGTAAAGTCAATCCCACGCAATGCGAAGCGATGACAATGGTGGCCGTGCAAGTGATGGGGAATGATACCGCTATTGGCATTGCGGCCAGTCAGGGTAATTTTGAATTGAATGTGTTTAAACCGGTAATCATTTATAATTTCTTGCAAAGTTTAAGGCTGTTGAGCGACAGCATGGAAAGTTTTAATACCCATTGCGCAAGCGGTATTGAACCTAATAGAGAAAAGATTGATTATTACTTGCACCATTCTTTGATGCTAGTAACCGCCCTAAACCCGCATGTAGGCTATGAAAACGCCGCTAAAATCGCTAAAAACGCCCACAAAAAAGGCATTTCTTTAAAAGAAAGCGCGCTGGAATTGAAACTCTTGAGCGCTGAAGATTTTGACAAATTCGTGGTGCCTGAAAAGATGATCGGGCCTAATGCTTGA
- a CDS encoding ribonuclease HII, whose translation MILGIDEAGRGCLAGSLFVAGVVCSEKTALEFLEMGLKDSKKLSPKKRFFLEDKIKTHGEVKFWVVKKSANEIDNLGLGACLKLAVQEILENGRSLANQIKIDGNTAFGLNKRYPNIQTIIKGDEKIAQIAMASVLAKAFKDREMRQLHALFKEYGWDKNCGYGTKQHIEAMIKLGATPFHRHSFTLKNRLLNPKLLDVEQRLV comes from the coding sequence ATGATTTTAGGCATTGATGAGGCGGGGAGGGGGTGTTTGGCCGGGTCGCTTTTTGTGGCTGGGGTGGTGTGTAGTGAAAAAACAGCCTTAGAGTTTTTAGAAATGGGTCTTAAGGATAGCAAGAAACTCAGCCCAAAAAAACGCTTTTTCTTAGAAGACAAAATCAAAACGCATGGCGAGGTCAAGTTTTGGGTGGTTAAAAAAAGCGCGAATGAAATTGATAACTTAGGCTTAGGGGCGTGTTTGAAGCTCGCTGTGCAAGAAATTTTAGAAAATGGCCGCTCTTTAGCCAATCAAATAAAAATAGACGGCAACACGGCGTTTGGTTTGAATAAACGCTACCCTAATATACAAACCATCATCAAGGGCGATGAAAAGATCGCTCAAATCGCTATGGCGTCTGTTTTAGCGAAAGCCTTTAAGGACAGAGAAATGCGACAATTGCACGCTTTGTTTAAGGAATACGGCTGGGATAAGAATTGCGGGTATGGGACTAAACAGCATATAGAAGCGATGATTAAGCTAGGGGCTACGCCTTTTCATCGGCATAGCTTCACGCTTAAAAACCGCTTGTTAAATCCCAAACTCTTAGATGTGGAACAACGCCTTGTTTAA
- the rpsJ gene encoding 30S ribosomal protein S10, producing MEKIRLKLKAYDHRVLDRSVVAIVEAVKRSGSEIRGPIPLPTKNKRYTVLRSPHVNKDSREQFEIRVYSRLIDIISATPETVDSLMKLDLAPEVDVEVTSMETK from the coding sequence ATGGAAAAAATCAGGTTGAAGCTCAAAGCTTATGACCATAGAGTGTTGGATCGCTCTGTTGTGGCTATCGTGGAAGCCGTAAAGCGCTCAGGTTCTGAAATTAGAGGGCCTATCCCTTTACCGACTAAGAATAAGCGTTACACCGTTTTACGCTCCCCGCATGTCAATAAGGATTCAAGAGAGCAGTTTGAGATTAGGGTTTATAGCCGATTGATTGATATTATCTCGGCCACCCCAGAAACCGTGGATAGCTTGATGAAGTTGGATTTAGCTCCTGAAGTGGATGTAGAAGTAACCTCTATGGAAACGAAGTAG
- a CDS encoding ATP-binding protein, which produces MPLSCLHPFGPFETPKEPALNNPLLKAHSSDKICLLGPMKSGKTTSALKLAKDFKNPVYINYNDMRLNKNILSSWLLKWHLEKKMDLLILDHIDRLDFSLPKLPKIVLIPNYLSPITAPDCSLCYALGLNFKEYTSLFKPNTPKNTLFNRFLKDGNALDSLFIENDQEKILKKQENIKLIFQAYAPLMAKICSYQSKFVSAFYLYTQLKKELKISKDTLYKLLHALENQCIIFLAPSFENNKTKLYLCDFALPYSLTASPSLLNVFENMVFLELYKQFPNHELCSHDNGIFILHKNATNKLALIAHAFPTPHFLEKQLSWCHKHGFLKIAVVSINAPISAANTPYKHLNFIDFSLDIQSILV; this is translated from the coding sequence ATGCCCCTTTCTTGCTTGCACCCTTTTGGGCCTTTTGAAACCCCTAAAGAGCCGGCTTTAAACAACCCGCTTTTAAAGGCGCATTCAAGCGATAAAATCTGTCTTTTAGGGCCGATGAAATCCGGTAAAACCACTTCCGCCCTCAAACTAGCGAAGGATTTTAAAAACCCTGTGTATATCAATTACAATGACATGCGTTTGAACAAAAACATTCTAAGCTCATGGCTTTTAAAATGGCATTTAGAAAAGAAAATGGATTTGCTCATTTTAGATCATATTGACCGCTTGGATTTCAGCCTGCCTAAGCTTCCTAAAATCGTTCTTATCCCTAATTATTTAAGCCCCATAACAGCGCCAGATTGCAGCTTGTGCTATGCGTTAGGGTTGAATTTTAAAGAATATACTAGCCTTTTCAAACCCAACACCCCTAAAAACACTCTGTTTAACCGCTTTTTAAAAGACGGCAACGCTTTAGATTCGCTTTTTATAGAAAACGATCAAGAAAAAATCCTAAAAAAACAAGAAAATATCAAATTAATCTTTCAAGCTTACGCCCCCTTAATGGCTAAAATCTGCTCGTATCAATCTAAGTTTGTGAGCGCTTTTTATCTTTATACGCAACTCAAAAAAGAGCTTAAAATCTCTAAAGACACCCTCTATAAATTGTTACATGCGCTAGAAAACCAGTGCATCATTTTTTTAGCCCCCAGTTTTGAAAACAATAAAACCAAATTGTATCTGTGCGATTTTGCCTTGCCTTATAGCCTAACTGCTAGTCCTTCGCTTTTAAATGTTTTTGAAAACATGGTTTTTTTAGAGCTTTACAAGCAATTCCCAAATCATGAGCTTTGCTCCCATGATAATGGGATTTTTATCTTGCACAAAAACGCCACTAACAAGCTCGCCCTCATCGCCCACGCTTTCCCCACGCCGCATTTTTTAGAAAAACAGCTTTCTTGGTGCCATAAACATGGGTTTTTAAAAATTGCAGTCGTTTCTATCAACGCCCCTATTTCAGCAGCTAATACCCCTTACAAACACCTTAATTTCATTGATTTTTCTTTGGATATTCAATCTATTTTGGTATAA